From Erigeron canadensis isolate Cc75 chromosome 8, C_canadensis_v1, whole genome shotgun sequence, one genomic window encodes:
- the LOC122580058 gene encoding diphthamide biosynthesis protein 3, translated as MSYDDVEIEDMEWNEELKSFTYPCPCGDLFQITKDDLKIGEEIARCPSCSLYITVIYNMEDFIDSKIDPKKQQQQNQQQPVAVA; from the coding sequence ATGTCATACGACGACGTAGAGATAGAAGACATGGAATGGAACGAAGAACTGAAATCATTCACGTACCCCTGCCCTTGCGGCGACCTATTTCAGATCACAAAAGACGATTTGAAGATCGGCGAAGAAATCGCTCGGTGCCCTAGCTGCTCTCTTTATATCACTGTTATATATAACATGGAAGATTTTATTGATTCTAAAATCGATCCCAAAAAACAACAGCAACAAAATCAGCAGCAGCCTGTTGCAGTTGCTTGA
- the LOC122610632 gene encoding receptor-like protein kinase ANXUR2 — MPLLNELESLRITLGDIKEATKNFTTVIGKGGYGLVYKGQLLLSDKLTSVAVKRLDRNNDHSGQGFKEFLTEIQLLTRYKHPNLISLIGFCDQDNEKILIYEHAEQGSLDKYLNTAENRSKLTWKKRINICVDAARGLNYLHNEVARNERIIHRDIKSANILLDQNWKAMISDLGLSKLGRVNEQDTFLITNVSGTPGYCDPEYVSSGILIKESDVYSFGVVLFEVLCGRLGFINVNNEHRFLSSLAQRYCKIGKIDEIMDPELKNQIDSDALDKFSKIASQCLQNNRKRRPSMRTVVKKLEELQIALEFQQRHDTDQLKGEIQAGMDGAVPTGGEPLNGTTHIKLSLDDTHNNLFISSMDKTKKRVCDIHTSDSMQRESLFKADDVKPDQHISEHVLKSEIAKFADKRGLLDFVSVKRLHMQLEIHKENEGSGLFITKMSTGVLLVILVLFASCVTDYLSLKHKLLY, encoded by the exons atgcCCTTACTTAATGAGTTAGAGAGCCTCAGAATAACCcttggtgatattaaagaagccACTAAAAACTTCACTACAGTTATTGGAAAGGGTGGATATGGCTTGGTTTACAAAGGACAACTCTTACTTTCTGATAAACTAACCAGTGTAGCTGTTAAGCGACTAGATCGTAACAATGATCATTCTGGTCAAGGGTTTAAGGAGTTTTTAACTGAGATTCAATTGCTCACTCGTTATAAACACCCAAACCTGATCTCCCTCATCGGTTTTTGCGACCAAGACAATGAGAAAATCCTCATTTATGAGCATGCAGAACAAGGAAGTCTAGACAAGTACTTAAATACTGCTGAAAACAGATCTAAACTAACATGGAAGAAACGGATCAATATATGCGTCGACGCAGCCCGTGGATTGAATTATCTACATAATGAAGTTGCCAGAAATGAGAGAATTATCCACAGGGATATCAAAAGTGCAAATATTTTGTTGGATCAAAATTGGAAAGCAATGATTTCCGATCTTGGGCTATCCAAATTAGGCCGTGTTAATGAGCAAGACACTTTTCTCATTACTAATGTTTCTGGAACACCTGGTTATTGTGATCCAGAATATGTAAGTTCAGGGATCCTAATAAAAGAATCAGATGTCTATTCATTTGGTGTTGTATTATTTGAAGTCTTATGTGGGAGGCTGGGCTTTATAAATGTAAACAATGAACACCGGTTTCTATCTTCATTGGCCCAACGCTATTGCAAGATAGGGAAAATAGATGAGATCATGGATCCTGAATTAAAGAACCAAATTGACTCAGATGCTTTAGATAAGTTTTCTAAGATTGCATCGCAATGCTTGCAGAATAATCGCAAACGAAGGCCCTCAATGCGTACGGTGGTAAAGAAACTTGAG GAACTTCAAATAGCATTGGAATTTCAG CAACGTCATGATACAGACCAGTTAAAAGGTGAAATACAAGCAGGAATGGATGGAGCAGTTCCGACAGGTGGTGAACCTCTAAACGGGACAACACATATTAAGCTTAGTTTAGATGACACACATAACAATTTATTCATTTCATCAATGGATAAGACTAAGAAGCGAGTGTGTGACATTCACACTTCGGATTCTATGCAGCGAGAGTCCTTGTTTAAAGCAGATGACGTTAAACCTGATCAACATATATCAGAACACGTGTTAAAATCGGAGATAGCTAAGTTTGCTGATAAACGAGGTTTGTTGGATTTCGTAAGCGTTAAAAGGTTACACATGCAACTTGAAATTCATAAAGAAAATGAGGGATCTGGGCTTTTTATAACAAAGATGTCAACGGGTGTGCTCTTAGTAATCTTAGTTTTGTTTGCAAGTTGTGTTACTGATTACTTGTCTCTCAAACATAAATTGTTGTATTAA
- the LOC122579608 gene encoding receptor-like protein kinase HERK 1 isoform X2, which yields MCFLDELESLRIPFGDIKEATKNFTTIIGKGGYGLVYKGELLLNGKLTSVAIKRLDGNNISGQGFKEFLTEIQLLTRYKHPNLIALIGFCDQDNEKILIYEHAEHGSLDKYLTTAENRSKLTWKQRINICVNAARGLNFLHSEVARNERVIHRDIKCANILLDRNWKAMVSDLGLSKLGRANEKDTYLITNASGTHGYCDPVYISSGILTKESDVYSFGVVLFEVLCGRLCFINVNNEHRFLPPLAQRYCKLGKIDEIMDPVLKNQIDSDSLNKFSKIAFQCLQNNRKRRPSMSMVVKKLEVALNLFNMNLKEHWNSNHTKTRTSYQEVNLQTSLQNPESLYKADNVEPDQHKSEHMLISEIAKFTDNGCLEDFVLLADYVFSPYCNVIPQFSVCNKLEVSLCNKLEV from the exons ATGTGCTTTCTTGATGAGTTAGAGAGCCTAAGAATACCCtttggtgatattaaagaagccACTAAAAACTTCACTACGATTATCGGAAAAGGGGGATATGGCTTGGTTTACAAAGGAGAACTTTTACTTAATGGTAAACTAACCAGTGTAGCTATTAAGAGATTAGATGGTAACAATATATCTGGTCAAGGGTTTAAGGAGTTCTTAACAGAGATTCAATTGCTCACTCGTTATAAACACCCAAACCTTATCGCGCTGATCGGTTTTTGTGACCAAGATAATGAGAAAATCCTCATTTATGAGCATGCAGAACATGGAAGCCTAGACAAGTACTTGACTACTGCTGAAAACAGGTCTAAACTGACATGGAAGCAACGGATCAATATATGCGTCAACGCAGCCCGTGGTTTGAATTTTCTTCATAGCGAAGTTGCAAGGAATGAAAGAGTTATCCACAGGGATATTAAATGTGCAAATATTTTGCTGGATCGAAATTGGAAAGCGATGGTTTCAGATCTTGGGCTATCAAAATTAGGCCGTGCTAACGAGAAAGACACTTACCTCATTACTAATGCTTCTGGAACACATGGTTACTGTGATCCGGTATATATTAGTTCAGGGATTCTTACAAAAGAATCAGATGTCTATTCATTTGGTGTTGTATTGTTTGAAGTCTTATGTGGGAGGTTGTGCTTTATAAATGTAAACAATGAACACCGGTTTCTACCTCCCTTGGCCCAACGCTACTGCAAGTTAGGTAAAATAGACGAGATCATGGATCCTGTGTTGAAGAACCAGATTGACTCAGATTCTTTAAATAAGTTTTCGAAGATTGCATTTCAATGCTTGCAGAATAATCGCAAAAGAAGGCCCTCAATGAGTATGGTGGTAAAGAAACTTGAGGTAGCATTAAATCTGTTCAACAT GAACTTGAAAGAGCATTGGAATTCCAA CCACACAAAGACACGAACCAGTTATCAGGAGGTGAACCTCCAAACGAGCCTACAAAAT CCGGAGTCCTTGTATAAAGCAGATAATGTAGAACCTGATCAACATAAATCAGAACACATGTTAATATCGGAGATTGCTAAATTTACTGATAACGGATGTTTGGAAGATTTTGTATTATTGGCTGATTATGTATTTTCTCCGTATTGTAACGTTATTCCTCAATTTTCAGTCTGTAACAagttggaagtttcactttgcaACAAGTTGGAAGTTTGA
- the LOC122579608 gene encoding receptor-like protein kinase HERK 1 isoform X3 → MCFLDELESLRIPFGDIKEATKNFTTIIGKGGYGLVYKGELLLNGKLTSVAIKRLDGNNISGQGFKEFLTEIQLLTRYKHPNLIALIGFCDQDNEKILIYEHAEHGSLDKYLTTAENRSKLTWKQRINICVNAARGLNFLHSEVARNERVIHRDIKCANILLDRNWKAMVSDLGLSKLGRANEKDTYLITNASGTHGYCDPVYISSGILTKESDVYSFGVVLFEVLCGRLCFINVNNEHRFLPPLAQRYCKLGKIDEIMDPVLKNQIDSDSLNKFSKIAFQCLQNNRKRRPSMSMVVKKLEELERALEFQPHKDTNQLSGGEPPNEPTKSGVLV, encoded by the exons ATGTGCTTTCTTGATGAGTTAGAGAGCCTAAGAATACCCtttggtgatattaaagaagccACTAAAAACTTCACTACGATTATCGGAAAAGGGGGATATGGCTTGGTTTACAAAGGAGAACTTTTACTTAATGGTAAACTAACCAGTGTAGCTATTAAGAGATTAGATGGTAACAATATATCTGGTCAAGGGTTTAAGGAGTTCTTAACAGAGATTCAATTGCTCACTCGTTATAAACACCCAAACCTTATCGCGCTGATCGGTTTTTGTGACCAAGATAATGAGAAAATCCTCATTTATGAGCATGCAGAACATGGAAGCCTAGACAAGTACTTGACTACTGCTGAAAACAGGTCTAAACTGACATGGAAGCAACGGATCAATATATGCGTCAACGCAGCCCGTGGTTTGAATTTTCTTCATAGCGAAGTTGCAAGGAATGAAAGAGTTATCCACAGGGATATTAAATGTGCAAATATTTTGCTGGATCGAAATTGGAAAGCGATGGTTTCAGATCTTGGGCTATCAAAATTAGGCCGTGCTAACGAGAAAGACACTTACCTCATTACTAATGCTTCTGGAACACATGGTTACTGTGATCCGGTATATATTAGTTCAGGGATTCTTACAAAAGAATCAGATGTCTATTCATTTGGTGTTGTATTGTTTGAAGTCTTATGTGGGAGGTTGTGCTTTATAAATGTAAACAATGAACACCGGTTTCTACCTCCCTTGGCCCAACGCTACTGCAAGTTAGGTAAAATAGACGAGATCATGGATCCTGTGTTGAAGAACCAGATTGACTCAGATTCTTTAAATAAGTTTTCGAAGATTGCATTTCAATGCTTGCAGAATAATCGCAAAAGAAGGCCCTCAATGAGTATGGTGGTAAAGAAACTTGAG GAACTTGAAAGAGCATTGGAATTCCAA CCACACAAAGACACGAACCAGTTATCAGGAGGTGAACCTCCAAACGAGCCTACAAAAT CCGGAGTCCTTGTATAA
- the LOC122579608 gene encoding receptor-like protein kinase HERK 1 isoform X1, protein MCFLDELESLRIPFGDIKEATKNFTTIIGKGGYGLVYKGELLLNGKLTSVAIKRLDGNNISGQGFKEFLTEIQLLTRYKHPNLIALIGFCDQDNEKILIYEHAEHGSLDKYLTTAENRSKLTWKQRINICVNAARGLNFLHSEVARNERVIHRDIKCANILLDRNWKAMVSDLGLSKLGRANEKDTYLITNASGTHGYCDPVYISSGILTKESDVYSFGVVLFEVLCGRLCFINVNNEHRFLPPLAQRYCKLGKIDEIMDPVLKNQIDSDSLNKFSKIAFQCLQNNRKRRPSMSMVVKKLEELERALEFQPHKDTNQLSGGEPPNEPTKCECSLKDMQNNYIISSMVKSVHDIHTSDSMQPESLYKADNVEPDQHKSEHMLISEIAKFTDNGCLEDFVLLADYVFSPYCNVIPQFSVCNKLEVSLCNKLEV, encoded by the exons ATGTGCTTTCTTGATGAGTTAGAGAGCCTAAGAATACCCtttggtgatattaaagaagccACTAAAAACTTCACTACGATTATCGGAAAAGGGGGATATGGCTTGGTTTACAAAGGAGAACTTTTACTTAATGGTAAACTAACCAGTGTAGCTATTAAGAGATTAGATGGTAACAATATATCTGGTCAAGGGTTTAAGGAGTTCTTAACAGAGATTCAATTGCTCACTCGTTATAAACACCCAAACCTTATCGCGCTGATCGGTTTTTGTGACCAAGATAATGAGAAAATCCTCATTTATGAGCATGCAGAACATGGAAGCCTAGACAAGTACTTGACTACTGCTGAAAACAGGTCTAAACTGACATGGAAGCAACGGATCAATATATGCGTCAACGCAGCCCGTGGTTTGAATTTTCTTCATAGCGAAGTTGCAAGGAATGAAAGAGTTATCCACAGGGATATTAAATGTGCAAATATTTTGCTGGATCGAAATTGGAAAGCGATGGTTTCAGATCTTGGGCTATCAAAATTAGGCCGTGCTAACGAGAAAGACACTTACCTCATTACTAATGCTTCTGGAACACATGGTTACTGTGATCCGGTATATATTAGTTCAGGGATTCTTACAAAAGAATCAGATGTCTATTCATTTGGTGTTGTATTGTTTGAAGTCTTATGTGGGAGGTTGTGCTTTATAAATGTAAACAATGAACACCGGTTTCTACCTCCCTTGGCCCAACGCTACTGCAAGTTAGGTAAAATAGACGAGATCATGGATCCTGTGTTGAAGAACCAGATTGACTCAGATTCTTTAAATAAGTTTTCGAAGATTGCATTTCAATGCTTGCAGAATAATCGCAAAAGAAGGCCCTCAATGAGTATGGTGGTAAAGAAACTTGAG GAACTTGAAAGAGCATTGGAATTCCAA CCACACAAAGACACGAACCAGTTATCAGGAGGTGAACCTCCAAACGAGCCTACAAAATGTGAGTGTAGTTTAAAAGACATGCAGAACAATTATATCATTTCATCAATGGTGAAGAGTGTACATGATATTCACACTTCAGATTCAATGCAGCCGGAGTCCTTGTATAAAGCAGATAATGTAGAACCTGATCAACATAAATCAGAACACATGTTAATATCGGAGATTGCTAAATTTACTGATAACGGATGTTTGGAAGATTTTGTATTATTGGCTGATTATGTATTTTCTCCGTATTGTAACGTTATTCCTCAATTTTCAGTCTGTAACAagttggaagtttcactttgcaACAAGTTGGAAGTTTGA
- the LOC122610633 gene encoding probable receptor-like protein kinase At5g59700, protein MSLLNELESLRIPFADIKEATKNFTTVIGKGGYGLVYRGELLLSGKLNTVAIKRLDNTVSGQGFKEFLTEIYMLTRYKHPNLIPLIGFCDQDNEKILIYEHAERGSLDKYLSAAEKRSKLTWGQRINICVNTARGVNYLHNGVATNERVIHRDIKSANVLLDRNWKAMISDLGLSKLGRANEKDTFLITNASGTHGYCDPVYISSGILTKESDVYSFGVVMFEILCGRLCFLNVHNEHRFLPPLAQRYCKIGKIDEIIDPALKNQIDSDSLIKFSKIASQCLHNNRKRRPSMRTVVKKLEELEKALEFQQRQDTDQLLGKTQTVMGGAVPTGGEPPNRAKQFKRSLDDMQNNFISTMVKTTKRVHDIHISDSMQRESLFEADKVEPDQPKSEHLFNWEIAKFTDNGGLVDVEGVEKLIQVMKLESCKENVHIARRVMLADVISVTGNKNCLIQFVESRGVHVLDEWLQEVNTGKIGDGTSIKWSNNSIEEFLFALLHALDVLPVNLHALQMSNVGKNVNHLRSHQNSDIQKKSRSLVDKWKMMVLELKYKRKLQCRII, encoded by the exons ATGTCCTTACTTAATGAGTTAGAGAGCCTTAGGATACCCTTTGCTGATATTAAAGAAGCCACTAAAAACTTCACTACAGTTATTGGAAAGGGTGGATATGGCTTGGTTTACAGAGGAGAACTCTTGCTTTCTGGTAAACTTAACACTGTTGCCATTAAGCGCTTAGATAATACCGTTTCCGGTCAAGGGTTTAAGGAGTTTTTAACAGAGATTTACATGCTCACTCGTTATAAACACCCAAACCTCATCCCCCTCATCGGTTTTTGCGACCAAGACAATGAGAAAATCCTCATTTATGAGCACGCCGAACGTGGAAGTCTGGACAAGTACTTAAGTGCTGCTGAAAAAAGATCTAAACTGACATGGGGGCAACGGATCAATATATGCGTCAACACAGCTCGTGGTGTCAATTATCTTCATAACGGAGTTGCAACAAATGAAAGAGTTATCCACAGAGATATTAAAAGTGCAAATGTTTTGTTGGATCGAAATTGGAAAGCAATGATTTCAGATCTTGGGCTATCAAAATTAGGCCGTGCTAATGAGAAAGACACATTTCTCATTACTAATGCTTCTGGAACACATGGTTATTGTGATCCGGTATATATTAGTTCAGGGATCCTTACAAAAGAATCAGATGTCTATTCCTTTGGTGTCGTTATGTTTGAAATACTATGTGGGAGGCTGTGCTTTTTAAATGTACACAATGAACACCGGTTTCTACCTCCATTGGCCCAACGCTACTGCAAGATAGGGAAAATAGATGAGATTATTGATCCCGCATTGAAAAACCAGATTGACTCAGATTCTTTAATTAAGTTCTCAAAGATTGCATCTCAATGCTTGCATAATAATCGCAAACGAAGGCCCTCGATGCGTACGGTGGTGAAGAAACTTGAG GAACTTGAAAAAGCATTAGAATTCCAA CAACGACAAGACACAGACCAGTTATTAGGTAAAACACAAACAGTAATGGGCGGAGCAGTGCCAACAGGAGGTGAGCCTCCAAACAGGGCAAAACAGTTTAAGCGTAGTTTAGATGACATGCAGAACAACTTCATTTCAACAATGGTGAAGACTACAAAGAGAGTGCATGACATTCACATTTCAGATTCTATGCAGCGAGAGTCCTTGTTTGAAGCAGATAAAGTAGAACCTGATCAACCTAAATCAGAACACCTGTTTAATTGGGAGATAGCTAAATTTACTGATAACGGTGGTTTGGTAGATGTTGAAGGGGTTGAAAAGTTAATACAGGTCATGAAACTTGAAAGTTGTAAAGAAAACGTGCATATAGCTCGCCGAGTTATGCTTGCTGATGTTATTTCAGTTACTGGTAACAAAAACTGTCTCATTCAGTTTGTAGAGAGCAGGGGTGTACATGTTTTAGATGAGTGGCTTCAGGAGGTCAATACGGGAAAGATTGGTGATGGTACTAGTATCAAATGGAGTAACAATTCCATTGAGGAATTTCTTTTTGCTTTACTTCATGCACTCGATGTATTGCCTGTGAATCTTCATGCTCTACAGATGTCTAATGTGGGGAAAAATGTGAATCATTTACGCAGTCACCAAAATTCAGACATTCAAAAGAAATCTAGGAGCCTTGTAGACAAGTGGAAGATGATGGTATTAGAACTGAAATATAAACGAAAATTGCAATGCAGAATAATATGA
- the LOC122580077 gene encoding probable receptor-like protein kinase At5g59700 translates to MNERVIHRDIKSANVLLDRNWKAMVSDLGLSKLGRANEKDTFLITNASGTHGYCDPIYISSGILTKESDVYSFGVVLFEILCGRMCFLNVNNEHRFLPPLAQRYCKIGKIDEIMDPALKGQIDSDSLNKFSKIAFQCLLNNRKRRPSMRTVVKKLEELEKALEFHQRQAGMNEGVTTGGEPSNGTKQLKRNFDEMQNKIVYNIHSSDSMQRKSLFFIDGVEPDQHKSERELTSEITKINDVFWEQFLTERP, encoded by the exons ATGAATGAAAGAGTTATCCACAGGGACATAAAAAGTGCAAATGTTTTGTTGGATCGAAATTGGAAAGCGATGGTTTCAGATCTTGGGCTATCAAAATTAGGTCGTGCTAACGAGAAAGACACTTTTCTCATTACTAATGCTTCTGGAACACATGGTTATTGTGATCcgatatatattagttcagGGATTCTTACAAAAGAATCAGATGTCTATTCATTTGGTGTCGTTTTGTTTGAAATTTTATGCGGGAGGATGTGCTTTTTAAATGTAAACAATGAACACCGGTTTCTACCTCCATTGGCCCAACGCTACTGCAAGATAGGGAAAATAGATGAGATCATGGATCCTGCATTGAAGGGCCAGATTGACTCGGATTCTCTAAATAAGTTTTCAAAGATTGCATTTCAATGCTTGCTGAATAATCGCAAACGAAGGCCTTCAATGCGTACGGTGGTAAAGAAACTTGAG GAACTTGAAAAAGCATTGGAATTCCAT CAACGACAAGCAGGAATGAATGAAGGAGTGACAACAGGAGGTGAACCTTCAAACGGGACAAAACAATTGAAGCGTAATTTCGATGAGATGCAGAACAAGATAGTGTATAACATTCACTCTTCAGATTCTATGCAGCGAAAGTCCTTATTTTTTATAGATGGAGTAGAACCTGATCAACATAAATCAGAACGCGAGTTAACATCAGAGATAACTAAAATAAATGACGTATTCTGGGAGCAATTTCTTACGGAAAGACCTTAA